In one window of Bombus fervidus isolate BK054 chromosome 4, iyBomFerv1, whole genome shotgun sequence DNA:
- the LOC139986691 gene encoding protein odr-4 homolog isoform X1 — MRRTVYAELRLHGYLTSLAKPDEYTIGLIMGQSAGQEDYIVHLARTPPPLGKNVMEETLLSSTTKSEQNIATENHIKAVKDIPESWIADHAKHVIRMLPGGIHVLGIFIVGPKDILHNNNNIQKLKFILTTMQKSLSCNKYLCEDNNEEHLILNLNSVTQKYTCKSIEIHNEILKPVDWNFQDKATKWHQFETFVNFDHLFLIATNEDPESLKKQLQNILKSISDIIESSFVVIEGEVRSSDDRLELISKDKKDERNCRNNEKNNNGQLIKIHLFVPCHEQNLNSDVRITSCNASIRLVGQLVSRSFVHQKANVEEAIVVIKKDIIRSLASRFEMHWDSLIEEENGSPEEYVTLHEPPRRVLVGLPDSKVIFSDYIFPGEVPQEALLSLEEILDLEIRKCNIQKDIEFEADPTEFYSQNKIDVKTVDLNTDSFGNYQTQIYIASFSIAFLFVILAIIVEKLY; from the exons ATGAGACGAACTGTATATGCAGAACTACGTCTTCATGGTTATTTGACGTCATTAGCAAAACCAGATGAATACACAATAGGACTAATTATGGGACAG AGTGCTGGTCAAGAAGATTATATTGTGCACTTAGCAAGAACACCACCACCCCTTGGTAAAAACGTGATGGAAGAAACATTGCTTAGTTCCACAACAAAATCTGAACAAAATATTGCTACTGAAAACCACATTAAAGCAGTAAAAGATATACCAGAGAGTTGGATTGCAGATCATGCTAAacat GTTATTAGAATGTTACCTGGTGGAATACATGTCCttggaatatttattgttggtccaaaagatattttacataataataataatatacaaaaactaaaatttattcttACAACAATGCAAAAAAGTTTAtcatgtaataaatatttatgtgaGGATAATAATGAAGAACATCTtatcttaaatttaaatagtGTTACACAAAA ataCACTTGTAAATCTATAGAAATccataatgaaatattaaaaccaGTAGATTGGAATTTTCAAGATAAAGCAACCAAATGGCATCAATTTGAAACATTTGTTAATTTTGATCATCTATTTCTCATTGCTACTAATGAAGATCCAGAATCTCTTAAAAAACaactacaaaatattttaaagagtaTATCAGATATCATTGAATCTTCCTTTGTTGTTATTGAAGGGGAAGTTCGATCCTCAGATGATAGACTAGAGCTAATTAGTAAAGACaagaaagatgaaagaaattgtagaaataatgaaaaaaataataatggccaattaattaaaattcatttatttgttCCATGT CATGAACAGAATCTTAACTCAGATGTGAGGATAACATCATGCAATGCATCTATACGTTTGGTTGGTCAATTAGTAAGTAGAAGTTTCGTCCATCAAAAAGCAAATGTCGAAGAAGCTATAGTCGTAATAAAGAAAGACATAATAAGGTCATTAGCAAGTAGATTTGAAATGCATTGGGATAGTTTgattgaagaagaaaatggatcTCCAGAAG aatatgtaacgttacacgaaCCTCCAAGAAGAGTATTAGTAGGATTGCCTGACAGTAAGGTAATATTCTCAGACTACATATTTCCTGGTGAGGTACCTCAAGAAGCTCTTTTATCGTTGGAAGAAATCCTAGACTTAGAGATTCGGAAATGTAATATTCAAAAAGACATTGAATTTGAAGCTG aTCCCACAGAATTCTACtctcaaaataaaattgatgtgAAAACTGTTGATCTTAATACAGATTCATTTGGGAACTATCAAACACAAATATACATTGCAAGTTTCAGTATTGcatttttattcgtaattcTTGCTATTATAGTGGAAAagctttattaa
- the LOC139986691 gene encoding protein odr-4 homolog isoform X2, whose translation MEETLLSSTTKSEQNIATENHIKAVKDIPESWIADHAKHVIRMLPGGIHVLGIFIVGPKDILHNNNNIQKLKFILTTMQKSLSCNKYLCEDNNEEHLILNLNSVTQKYTCKSIEIHNEILKPVDWNFQDKATKWHQFETFVNFDHLFLIATNEDPESLKKQLQNILKSISDIIESSFVVIEGEVRSSDDRLELISKDKKDERNCRNNEKNNNGQLIKIHLFVPCHEQNLNSDVRITSCNASIRLVGQLVSRSFVHQKANVEEAIVVIKKDIIRSLASRFEMHWDSLIEEENGSPEEYVTLHEPPRRVLVGLPDSKVIFSDYIFPGEVPQEALLSLEEILDLEIRKCNIQKDIEFEADPTEFYSQNKIDVKTVDLNTDSFGNYQTQIYIASFSIAFLFVILAIIVEKLY comes from the exons ATGGAAGAAACATTGCTTAGTTCCACAACAAAATCTGAACAAAATATTGCTACTGAAAACCACATTAAAGCAGTAAAAGATATACCAGAGAGTTGGATTGCAGATCATGCTAAacat GTTATTAGAATGTTACCTGGTGGAATACATGTCCttggaatatttattgttggtccaaaagatattttacataataataataatatacaaaaactaaaatttattcttACAACAATGCAAAAAAGTTTAtcatgtaataaatatttatgtgaGGATAATAATGAAGAACATCTtatcttaaatttaaatagtGTTACACAAAA ataCACTTGTAAATCTATAGAAATccataatgaaatattaaaaccaGTAGATTGGAATTTTCAAGATAAAGCAACCAAATGGCATCAATTTGAAACATTTGTTAATTTTGATCATCTATTTCTCATTGCTACTAATGAAGATCCAGAATCTCTTAAAAAACaactacaaaatattttaaagagtaTATCAGATATCATTGAATCTTCCTTTGTTGTTATTGAAGGGGAAGTTCGATCCTCAGATGATAGACTAGAGCTAATTAGTAAAGACaagaaagatgaaagaaattgtagaaataatgaaaaaaataataatggccaattaattaaaattcatttatttgttCCATGT CATGAACAGAATCTTAACTCAGATGTGAGGATAACATCATGCAATGCATCTATACGTTTGGTTGGTCAATTAGTAAGTAGAAGTTTCGTCCATCAAAAAGCAAATGTCGAAGAAGCTATAGTCGTAATAAAGAAAGACATAATAAGGTCATTAGCAAGTAGATTTGAAATGCATTGGGATAGTTTgattgaagaagaaaatggatcTCCAGAAG aatatgtaacgttacacgaaCCTCCAAGAAGAGTATTAGTAGGATTGCCTGACAGTAAGGTAATATTCTCAGACTACATATTTCCTGGTGAGGTACCTCAAGAAGCTCTTTTATCGTTGGAAGAAATCCTAGACTTAGAGATTCGGAAATGTAATATTCAAAAAGACATTGAATTTGAAGCTG aTCCCACAGAATTCTACtctcaaaataaaattgatgtgAAAACTGTTGATCTTAATACAGATTCATTTGGGAACTATCAAACACAAATATACATTGCAAGTTTCAGTATTGcatttttattcgtaattcTTGCTATTATAGTGGAAAagctttattaa